The Paenibacillus sp. RUD330 genome has a segment encoding these proteins:
- the gltB gene encoding glutamate synthase large subunit, whose translation MNRKMTGLPPKQGLYDPQFEKDACGMGFVANIKGVPSHTIIRQALTVLENMEHRGGQGSEPNTGDGAGILLQIPHGFFKRELSAQGIQLPAEGAYAVGMLFLPQDPSVRERLENKLETIIAEEGQSLIGWRTVPTNDEKLGESARKAMPFVRQVFIARSAELSEELAFERKLYVIRKRAELAIRYAGEEGGDMFYFPSLSSKKIVYKGMLTTEQVRSFYVELNDEAMETALALVHSRFSTNTFPSWERAHPYRYLIHNGEINTLRGNVNWMHARQSLFASELFGEDLDKIKPIINPDGSDTAMFDNTLEFLYLAGRSLPHAAMMMVPEPWSNHEDMSDEKKAFYEYHSCLMEPWDGPAAMGFTDGTQIGAILDRNGLRPARYYVTKDDVIILGSEAGTVHVEPENILYKDRLRPGRMLLVDTKEGRIVSDEEVKASIIAENPYREWLDENLISLADLPDAPELPELEHATVQQRQQSFGYTFEDLRKVLEPMASSGVEPIGSMGYDAPLAVLSERPQRLYNYFKQLFAQVTNPPIDAIREEIITATGTSLGPERNLLKPEPESARQIRLESPILSNEDFAKLRHVRRPGFKSITLPIFFPADGGEEGLRKALDTMCEAADRVIAKGHNVLILSDFGSDRDNCPIPALLAVSCLHHHLIRNETRTRVSLLLESGEPREVHHFALLLGYGVSAINPYLAFETLDDMIRQGMLRGVTHEKAVKNFIKAATKGVLKILSKMGISTIQSYRGAQIFEAVGLKEDLVDKYFTWTPSRIGGIGLDIIAEETLKHHNRAYAEQEGAEKELDSGGEYQWRKDGEDHLFSPQTIHTLQMASRSNDYKLYKKFSELVQGEDRKFLTLRSLLDFKKDRTPVPIEEVDSVEKIMSRFKSGAMSFGSISKEAHESLAIAMNRIGGKSNTGEGGEDPARFIPDANGDSRRSAIKQVASGRFGVTSNYLVNADEIQIKMAQGAKPGEGGQLPGRKVYPWVAEVRGSTPGVGLISPPPHHDIYSIEDLAELIHDLKNANPRARINVKLVSEVGVGTIAAGVAKGRADVILVSGYDGGTGASPMNSMRHAGLPWELGLAETHQTLMLNNLRDRVVVETDGKIMNGRDLAIAALLGAEEFGFSTAPLVVLGCVMMRVCQLDTCPVGVATQNPELRSKFMGDPSHVVNYMTFVAQEMREYMAELGFRTVNEMVGRVDLLESKELIHHYKLRGIDLTPLLHIPEVPHGASRHNVQQQNHGLEETLDMQSLLPAAAPALERGERVEASFQVGNTNRVIGTILGSEVTRRYGAKGLPEDTISLRFTGSAGQSFGAFVPKGITLTLEGDSNDYVGKGLSGGKIIVAPSPKATFKAEDNVIIGNTAFYGATGGEAYIRGIAGERFAVRNSGVKVVIEGTGDHGCEYMTGGRVVVLGGTGRNFAAGMSGGVAYVLDEQRTFYKQVNMEMVLLERVEAEEDIAELRSLIEAHVSYTGSAVGERLLADWEQSLDSFVRVIPKDYKRMLEQIRKAEEEDGLEGEHALLAAFEANMRELARVGGN comes from the coding sequence ATGAACAGGAAAATGACTGGATTGCCGCCGAAACAAGGCCTCTACGATCCGCAGTTCGAAAAAGACGCTTGCGGCATGGGATTTGTGGCGAACATCAAGGGAGTACCATCCCATACCATCATACGCCAGGCGCTCACCGTCCTGGAGAACATGGAACACCGCGGCGGCCAGGGCAGCGAGCCCAACACCGGCGACGGCGCAGGCATCCTTCTGCAGATCCCGCACGGCTTCTTCAAGCGCGAGCTGTCCGCCCAAGGCATCCAGCTCCCGGCTGAAGGCGCTTATGCGGTCGGCATGCTCTTCCTGCCGCAGGACCCGTCCGTGCGGGAACGGCTTGAGAACAAGCTGGAGACGATCATCGCCGAGGAAGGCCAGTCGCTGATCGGCTGGCGCACCGTGCCGACCAACGACGAGAAGCTCGGAGAATCGGCCCGCAAGGCGATGCCGTTCGTCCGCCAGGTGTTCATCGCTCGCAGCGCGGAGCTCTCGGAAGAGCTGGCATTCGAGCGCAAGCTCTATGTGATCCGCAAGCGCGCCGAGCTTGCGATCCGCTATGCCGGCGAAGAAGGCGGAGACATGTTCTATTTCCCGTCCCTCTCCAGCAAGAAGATCGTGTACAAGGGCATGCTGACGACGGAGCAGGTCCGCTCCTTCTATGTGGAGCTCAATGACGAAGCGATGGAGACGGCGCTTGCGCTCGTCCACTCCCGCTTCAGCACGAACACGTTCCCGAGCTGGGAGCGCGCCCACCCGTACCGCTACCTGATCCACAACGGCGAGATCAACACGCTGCGCGGCAACGTCAACTGGATGCATGCCCGCCAGTCGCTGTTCGCCTCCGAGCTGTTCGGAGAGGATCTGGACAAGATCAAGCCGATCATCAATCCGGACGGCTCCGATACGGCCATGTTCGACAATACGCTGGAGTTCCTGTACCTGGCCGGCCGATCCCTGCCGCATGCGGCGATGATGATGGTGCCGGAGCCTTGGTCCAACCACGAGGACATGAGCGACGAGAAAAAAGCGTTCTACGAATACCACAGCTGCCTGATGGAGCCGTGGGACGGCCCAGCCGCGATGGGATTCACGGACGGCACGCAGATCGGAGCGATCCTCGACCGCAACGGCCTTCGCCCGGCGCGCTACTACGTGACCAAGGACGATGTCATCATCCTCGGCTCCGAAGCGGGCACCGTGCACGTCGAGCCGGAGAACATCCTTTATAAGGACCGCCTTCGTCCGGGCCGGATGCTGCTCGTCGACACCAAGGAGGGCCGCATCGTCTCCGACGAAGAGGTCAAGGCGAGCATCATCGCGGAGAACCCTTACCGCGAATGGCTCGACGAGAACCTCATCAGCCTCGCCGATCTGCCGGACGCCCCGGAGCTGCCGGAGCTCGAGCATGCGACGGTGCAGCAGCGCCAGCAATCGTTCGGCTATACGTTCGAGGATCTTCGCAAGGTTCTGGAGCCGATGGCTTCGAGCGGCGTGGAGCCGATCGGCTCGATGGGCTACGACGCACCGCTGGCCGTCCTGTCCGAACGGCCGCAGCGTCTCTACAATTACTTCAAGCAATTGTTCGCCCAGGTCACCAATCCGCCGATCGACGCCATCCGCGAGGAGATCATCACCGCGACCGGCACCTCGCTCGGTCCGGAGCGCAACCTGCTGAAGCCGGAGCCGGAGAGCGCGCGCCAGATCCGTCTGGAGTCGCCTATTCTCTCGAACGAGGACTTCGCCAAGCTGCGCCATGTGCGCCGCCCGGGCTTCAAGTCGATCACGCTGCCGATCTTCTTCCCTGCCGACGGCGGAGAGGAAGGGCTGCGCAAGGCGCTGGACACGATGTGCGAGGCGGCTGACCGCGTCATCGCCAAGGGCCACAACGTCCTCATTCTGTCCGACTTCGGCTCAGATCGCGACAACTGCCCGATTCCGGCGCTGCTCGCGGTGTCTTGCCTGCATCACCATCTCATCCGCAACGAAACGCGGACCCGCGTCAGCCTCCTGCTGGAATCCGGAGAGCCGCGCGAGGTGCATCACTTCGCGCTGCTGCTCGGCTACGGCGTGAGCGCGATCAATCCGTACCTGGCGTTCGAGACGCTCGACGACATGATCCGCCAGGGCATGCTGCGCGGCGTCACGCACGAGAAGGCCGTGAAGAACTTCATCAAGGCCGCCACCAAGGGCGTGCTGAAGATTTTGTCCAAGATGGGCATTTCCACGATCCAATCCTACCGCGGAGCCCAGATCTTCGAAGCGGTCGGCCTGAAGGAAGATCTCGTCGACAAATACTTCACCTGGACGCCGTCGCGCATCGGCGGCATCGGCCTGGACATCATCGCCGAGGAGACGCTGAAGCACCACAACCGCGCCTACGCCGAGCAGGAAGGCGCCGAGAAGGAGCTTGACTCCGGCGGCGAGTACCAGTGGCGCAAGGACGGGGAGGACCATCTGTTCAGCCCGCAGACGATCCATACGCTGCAGATGGCTTCCCGCTCGAACGACTACAAGCTGTACAAGAAGTTCTCGGAGCTCGTTCAGGGCGAGGACCGCAAGTTCCTGACGCTGCGCTCGCTGCTCGACTTCAAGAAGGACCGCACCCCGGTGCCGATCGAGGAAGTCGATTCCGTGGAGAAGATCATGAGCCGCTTCAAATCCGGCGCGATGTCCTTCGGCTCCATCAGCAAGGAAGCGCATGAGAGCCTGGCCATCGCGATGAACCGCATCGGCGGCAAGTCCAATACGGGCGAGGGCGGCGAGGATCCGGCGCGCTTCATACCGGATGCCAACGGCGATTCCCGGCGAAGCGCGATCAAGCAGGTCGCTTCGGGCCGCTTCGGCGTCACGAGCAACTACCTGGTCAACGCCGACGAGATCCAGATCAAGATGGCGCAGGGCGCCAAGCCGGGCGAGGGCGGACAGCTTCCGGGACGCAAGGTCTATCCTTGGGTCGCCGAGGTTCGCGGCTCCACTCCCGGAGTCGGCCTCATCTCGCCGCCGCCGCATCATGACATCTACTCCATCGAGGATCTTGCGGAGCTGATCCATGACCTCAAGAACGCCAATCCGCGCGCCCGCATCAACGTCAAGCTCGTATCCGAGGTCGGCGTCGGCACGATCGCGGCCGGCGTCGCCAAGGGCCGCGCGGACGTCATTCTCGTCAGCGGCTACGACGGAGGCACGGGAGCTTCTCCGATGAACTCCATGCGCCACGCGGGCCTGCCATGGGAGCTCGGCCTTGCCGAGACCCATCAGACGCTCATGCTCAACAACCTGCGCGACCGCGTCGTCGTGGAGACCGACGGCAAGATCATGAACGGCCGCGACCTCGCGATCGCCGCTCTGCTGGGCGCCGAGGAGTTCGGCTTCTCGACCGCTCCGCTCGTCGTGCTCGGCTGCGTCATGATGCGCGTCTGCCAGCTGGATACATGCCCGGTCGGCGTTGCGACGCAGAATCCGGAGCTGCGCAGCAAGTTCATGGGCGATCCGTCCCATGTCGTGAACTACATGACGTTCGTCGCCCAGGAAATGCGCGAGTACATGGCGGAGCTCGGCTTCCGCACGGTCAACGAGATGGTCGGCCGCGTGGATCTGCTGGAGTCCAAGGAACTGATCCATCATTACAAGCTGCGCGGCATCGACTTGACGCCGCTCCTGCATATCCCGGAAGTGCCGCATGGCGCATCCCGCCACAACGTGCAGCAGCAGAACCACGGGCTCGAAGAGACGCTCGACATGCAGAGCCTGCTGCCGGCGGCGGCGCCGGCCCTTGAGCGCGGCGAGCGTGTGGAAGCCTCGTTCCAGGTCGGCAATACGAACCGAGTCATCGGCACGATTCTGGGCAGCGAGGTCACCCGCCGCTACGGAGCCAAGGGACTGCCGGAAGACACGATCAGCCTTCGCTTCACCGGCTCAGCCGGCCAGAGCTTCGGCGCCTTCGTGCCGAAGGGCATTACGCTTACGCTTGAAGGGGACTCCAACGACTACGTCGGCAAAGGCCTCTCGGGCGGCAAGATCATCGTCGCTCCGTCGCCGAAGGCGACCTTCAAGGCGGAGGACAACGTCATTATCGGCAACACCGCCTTCTACGGCGCTACCGGCGGCGAGGCTTACATCCGCGGCATCGCCGGAGAGCGCTTCGCGGTACGGAACAGCGGCGTGAAGGTCGTTATCGAGGGTACAGGCGACCACGGATGCGAATACATGACAGGCGGACGCGTCGTCGTGCTGGGGGGCACGGGACGGAACTTCGCGGCCGGCATGTCAGGCGGCGTGGCGTATGTGCTCGATGAGCAGCGCACCTTCTACAAGCAAGTGAACATGGAGATGGTCCTGCTGGAGAGAGTCGAGGCGGAGGAAGACATCGCGGAGCTCCGCTCCCTGATCGAAGCCCATGTCTCGTACACCGGCAGCGCCGTAGGCGAGCGCCTGCTTGCGGATTGGGAGCAGTCTCTGGACAGCTTCGTCCGCGTCATTCCCAAGGACTACAAGCGCATGCTGGAGCAGATCCGCAAGGCGGAAGAGGAAGACGGCCTGGAGGGCGAGCATGCTCTTCTGGCGGCGTTTGAAGCCAACATGCGCGAGCTTGCCCGTGTAGGCGGCAACTGA
- a CDS encoding helix-turn-helix transcriptional regulator — translation MDIGTRIARLREERGWTQEQTSVTLGISRAALSHYEKNRREPDTDTLAKFADLYHVSIDYLVGRTDNPAGVLDAGVGEFVSSLELSDQEMLEKFAFSIDGRKLTAEEAKRFIAFIRAERSMR, via the coding sequence ATGGACATTGGAACTCGGATCGCGAGACTAAGAGAAGAACGAGGCTGGACTCAGGAACAGACCTCTGTAACGCTCGGAATTTCCCGCGCGGCCTTGTCTCATTATGAAAAAAACCGGCGGGAGCCGGATACCGATACGCTGGCGAAATTTGCGGATTTATACCATGTATCCATCGACTATCTGGTCGGAAGAACCGACAATCCCGCCGGTGTTCTCGATGCGGGGGTTGGAGAATTCGTCTCCAGCCTGGAGCTGTCCGATCAGGAAATGCTGGAGAAATTCGCCTTTTCCATCGACGGCCGCAAGCTGACCGCTGAAGAAGCGAAGAGATTCATCGCCTTTATCCGCGCCGAACGCTCCATGAGGTGA
- a CDS encoding Wzz/FepE/Etk N-terminal domain-containing protein — MELKEYLTIMGKRKWLITAIVLVACLATGFKSFFYTTPVYSASAKLIVNQAFEYQGMSMLDLSTMQTNITVINSYKEIIQSAAILDKVVEKYPDLKMSADELRGGLGVGSSAESQVMDLSFTGTSYPQAAKAVNAIAQTFKETNPSIMKVDNVNILNKANPDAAAMSINTSPIVLIFISFVVSFMLSVGLVFLIHYLDDTIKTEKDVETQLELPMLTQITKIDKYGSKSRKPSSSKPSPVKEGSYATLNQ, encoded by the coding sequence GTGGAACTTAAAGAATACTTGACAATCATGGGCAAGCGCAAGTGGCTGATCACCGCCATCGTCCTCGTCGCCTGCCTGGCGACAGGATTCAAAAGCTTCTTCTATACAACTCCAGTCTATTCCGCATCCGCCAAGCTGATCGTCAATCAGGCATTCGAATACCAGGGAATGTCGATGCTGGATCTCAGCACGATGCAGACCAATATCACCGTCATCAACTCCTACAAGGAAATCATTCAGTCTGCGGCCATACTCGACAAAGTCGTGGAGAAGTACCCCGATCTCAAGATGTCGGCAGATGAACTGAGAGGCGGGCTTGGCGTAGGCTCCTCGGCAGAATCGCAAGTCATGGATCTTTCCTTCACCGGCACTTCCTATCCTCAGGCGGCCAAGGCCGTCAACGCCATCGCCCAAACCTTCAAAGAAACGAATCCTTCCATCATGAAAGTCGACAACGTGAACATTCTCAACAAGGCCAATCCGGATGCGGCGGCCATGAGCATCAACACCAGTCCCATCGTGCTGATCTTCATCAGCTTCGTCGTCTCGTTCATGCTGTCGGTCGGACTTGTCTTCCTGATCCATTACCTGGACGACACGATCAAGACGGAGAAGGATGTAGAGACTCAGCTCGAGCTGCCGATGCTGACCCAGATTACGAAGATCGACAAGTACGGCTCGAAGTCCCGCAAGCCGTCTTCATCCAAGCCAAGTCCGGTCAAGGAGGGCTCCTATGCCACGCTCAACCAGTGA
- a CDS encoding CpsD/CapB family tyrosine-protein kinase yields MPRSTSESSLITYYEPKSPISEAYRTLRTNIQFSSFDEPIKVIMVASANPGEGKSTTASNLAVTYAQEGKKTLLIDADLRKPSVFQVFSVSNRVGLSTVVSGQCRWADAIQDTHVEQLDVLPSGPIPPNPSELLASHSMKSLLQELQAQYDVIIFDTPPVLAVTDSLIISSLCQGVILVVQAGKVKSELVRKAKSNLEHVQARILGVVLNNMKSRKGDKYTYYYYGTKEAK; encoded by the coding sequence ATGCCACGCTCAACCAGTGAATCCAGCCTCATCACCTATTACGAGCCGAAATCTCCGATCTCGGAAGCCTACCGCACCTTGCGCACGAACATTCAATTCTCTTCCTTCGATGAACCGATCAAGGTCATCATGGTCGCTTCGGCCAATCCCGGCGAGGGCAAGAGCACGACGGCTTCCAACCTCGCGGTCACTTATGCCCAAGAAGGCAAAAAAACGCTGCTGATCGATGCCGATCTTCGCAAGCCATCGGTGTTCCAGGTATTCTCGGTATCCAACCGGGTCGGATTGTCGACGGTCGTGTCCGGCCAATGCCGCTGGGCCGATGCGATCCAGGACACCCATGTCGAGCAGCTCGATGTGCTGCCATCCGGACCGATCCCTCCCAACCCATCCGAGCTGCTGGCCTCCCATAGCATGAAGTCTCTCCTGCAGGAGCTGCAGGCTCAATACGACGTCATCATCTTTGATACGCCGCCCGTGCTCGCAGTGACGGATTCGCTAATTATCTCCTCTCTCTGCCAAGGCGTCATCCTCGTCGTCCAAGCCGGCAAGGTCAAGAGCGAGCTTGTCCGCAAAGCCAAAAGCAACCTGGAGCATGTGCAGGCCCGGATTCTCGGTGTCGTCCTCAACAACATGAAGAGCCGGAAGGGCGACAAGTACACCTATTACTACTACGGAACCAAAGAAGCAAAGTAA
- the galU gene encoding UTP--glucose-1-phosphate uridylyltransferase GalU — translation MKKVRKAIIPAAGLGTRFLPATKAMPKEMLPIVDKPTIQYIVEEAVQSGIEDIIIVTGKGKRAIEDHFDIAFELEHSLMEKGKLGLLSEVQKSSNVDIHYIRQKEAKGLGHAVWCARNFIGNEPFAVLLGDDIVQGEVPCTRQLMQQYEETGRSVIGVQTVGIDQTDRYGIVDPLETMGRLVQVKRFVEKPAKGQAPSNLAIMGRYVFTPEIFDYLGEHNIGAGGEIQLTDAIQKLNESQGVYAFDFDGKRYDVGEKLGFILTTIDFALRNDELKHPLLTALEELIEEYSNKTNPIKLG, via the coding sequence ATGAAAAAAGTTCGAAAAGCGATTATTCCGGCTGCGGGTCTGGGAACCCGGTTCCTGCCCGCGACCAAGGCGATGCCGAAGGAAATGCTGCCGATCGTCGACAAGCCGACCATCCAGTACATTGTGGAGGAGGCGGTTCAATCCGGCATCGAAGACATCATCATCGTCACGGGCAAGGGCAAGAGAGCGATAGAAGACCACTTCGATATCGCCTTCGAGCTGGAGCACAGCTTGATGGAGAAGGGCAAGCTCGGCCTGCTCAGCGAGGTGCAGAAATCTTCCAACGTGGATATCCATTACATAAGGCAAAAAGAAGCGAAGGGACTCGGCCATGCGGTCTGGTGCGCGCGCAACTTCATCGGCAACGAGCCGTTCGCCGTCCTGCTCGGCGATGACATCGTACAGGGTGAGGTTCCCTGCACGAGACAGCTGATGCAGCAATACGAAGAAACAGGCCGTTCCGTCATCGGCGTGCAGACAGTGGGCATCGACCAGACGGACCGGTACGGCATCGTGGATCCGCTCGAAACGATGGGCCGCCTCGTTCAAGTCAAGAGATTCGTGGAGAAGCCTGCCAAGGGGCAAGCGCCTTCCAATCTGGCTATCATGGGCCGGTATGTATTTACACCTGAAATCTTCGATTATCTTGGCGAACACAACATCGGAGCCGGCGGAGAGATCCAGCTGACCGATGCGATCCAGAAGCTGAACGAGTCTCAAGGCGTATATGCCTTCGATTTTGACGGGAAACGGTATGACGTCGGAGAGAAGCTCGGGTTTATCCTGACGACGATCGATTTCGCGCTGCGCAATGATGAGCTGAAGCATCCGCTGCTGACCGCCCTTGAAGAGCTCATTGAAGAGTACTCCAATAAAACCAATCCAATCAAGCTGGGGTGA
- a CDS encoding sugar transferase, with product MSLNPNRKEAEAVLESSAYYSSYAAENKRNLTGYLMMKRAMDIVAASIGLIFLTPVFLLLAIAIKIEDPKGPVFFSQKRVGKGERPFHMYKFRSMVSNAEELLVDLLEKNEIQGAMFKMKDDPRITRIGRFIRKTSIDELPQLWNVVRGDMSLVGPRPPLPREVAEYTAYDKQRLKVTPGCTGLWQVSGRNQLSFKEMVELDIRYIQERSSKFDIQILLRTVRLLFGSKDAY from the coding sequence ATGAGTTTGAACCCGAACCGCAAGGAAGCGGAAGCTGTCTTGGAATCGAGTGCCTACTACTCCTCCTACGCAGCGGAAAACAAAAGGAATTTGACGGGTTATCTGATGATGAAGCGTGCGATGGACATCGTGGCCGCTTCGATTGGCTTGATCTTCCTGACTCCGGTCTTTCTTCTGCTCGCCATCGCGATCAAGATCGAGGATCCCAAGGGGCCGGTATTCTTCTCCCAGAAGCGGGTCGGCAAGGGAGAGCGGCCATTCCATATGTATAAATTCCGTTCGATGGTATCCAATGCGGAGGAACTGCTGGTTGATCTGCTGGAGAAGAACGAAATTCAAGGCGCCATGTTCAAGATGAAGGATGATCCGCGAATTACGAGAATCGGCAGATTCATCCGGAAGACCAGCATCGATGAACTTCCGCAATTGTGGAATGTCGTGCGCGGGGATATGTCGCTCGTAGGGCCGCGGCCGCCTCTTCCAAGGGAAGTTGCCGAGTATACGGCTTATGACAAGCAGCGGCTGAAGGTCACGCCTGGCTGCACAGGGCTGTGGCAGGTGAGCGGACGGAACCAGCTGAGCTTTAAAGAGATGGTGGAACTGGATATTCGGTACATACAGGAAAGAAGCAGCAAATTTGATATACAAATTCTCTTGCGTACAGTAAGGTTGCTTTTTGGTTCAAAGGATGCTTATTGA
- a CDS encoding O-antigen ligase family protein encodes MLSEKSTYRRISTFLSVIVILFLTNFPNIKVLKFQYGELSVNRTLVIIVFIILIAMSIIKSRRISIKRIDIIFYLFILFSMLNFFSISWLANLVIIIIIPYIMGSYLFNEVKTETIKNTIMISGLIQSLFILYSTFINPFQLDISGFKEIKTSSNGLNEALLDGRVSGSIGHPVVLGALLLICLVCGFFNILRQEKIVLSLLSFILTAISLTLTYSRGSWISAAIVILIMLLFVKTKKVFTKEVTAALLIFILVVSPIGNDIINRFSETSSSDFSVSHRSYMVNWTIDNSTNDLKSFVFGYGFGGSLDLLDKNSPKDGFPVIDNVFLSNLIDFGLVGLLLFFILLGYSIIINFKEKNKWIHFVLMAIIFNGLTFDFLYWEQMGMITFMILGLAMNGKKKNFYEKKPKVISYYGPNNLAILFKGSEVK; translated from the coding sequence ATGTTGTCTGAAAAATCAACATATAGAAGAATATCAACATTTCTAAGTGTTATCGTCATTCTATTCTTAACAAATTTCCCTAATATAAAAGTGCTTAAATTTCAATATGGAGAGCTATCCGTAAATAGAACACTTGTAATAATTGTTTTTATAATCCTCATTGCTATGAGTATCATTAAAAGTCGGAGAATTAGTATAAAGAGAATTGATATTATCTTTTATTTATTTATACTATTTTCAATGTTAAATTTCTTTTCCATTTCGTGGTTAGCAAATTTAGTTATTATTATTATAATACCTTATATTATGGGCTCATATTTGTTTAATGAAGTGAAAACTGAAACCATAAAAAATACAATAATGATATCAGGACTGATTCAATCTTTGTTCATATTATACTCAACTTTTATTAATCCATTTCAATTGGACATTTCTGGATTTAAGGAAATTAAAACAAGCTCTAATGGTCTTAATGAAGCTTTATTAGATGGGCGAGTAAGTGGAAGTATAGGGCATCCCGTAGTATTGGGAGCATTATTGTTGATTTGTCTAGTTTGTGGTTTTTTTAATATCTTAAGACAAGAAAAAATAGTGTTGAGTTTGTTGAGTTTTATTTTAACAGCTATTTCATTAACCCTTACTTACTCAAGAGGCTCATGGATTTCTGCTGCAATTGTCATTTTAATAATGCTCTTATTTGTTAAAACAAAAAAAGTGTTTACTAAAGAAGTTACAGCAGCTCTACTGATTTTTATTTTAGTCGTTTCCCCGATAGGAAATGATATTATAAATAGGTTTTCTGAGACCTCGTCGTCTGACTTTTCGGTCAGTCATAGATCATACATGGTTAATTGGACCATTGATAATTCTACAAATGATTTAAAAAGTTTTGTATTTGGATATGGATTTGGTGGATCACTAGATTTATTAGATAAAAATTCCCCTAAAGATGGCTTCCCCGTTATAGATAATGTTTTCTTATCTAATCTAATTGATTTTGGATTAGTAGGCTTATTGTTGTTCTTTATACTTCTAGGCTATTCAATAATCATTAATTTTAAAGAAAAGAATAAATGGATTCACTTTGTTTTAATGGCAATAATTTTTAATGGACTAACATTTGATTTTCTTTACTGGGAGCAAATGGGGATGATTACATTTATGATTTTGGGATTAGCTATGAACGGAAAGAAAAAAAATTTTTATGAAAAGAAACCTAAAGTGATTTCATATTACGGCCCTAATAATCTTGCAATACTCTTTAAAGGAAGTGAAGTTAAATGA
- a CDS encoding glycosyltransferase family 4 protein: MKVAIIHDWLVTYAGAEKVLEQFVELFPNSDIFSTIDFLGENRTFIKNKIVTTTFIQKLPFSKKYYRSYIGLMPIAIEQLDLSGYDLIISSSYAVSKGVITGPDQLHISYVHSPIRYAWDLQHQYLKESGNNKGFKSIVIKYLLHKIRLWDNRTSNGVDFFISNSRFISRRIKKVYNRESQVVYPPVNVEDFELCLEKSDFYLTASRMVPYKRMDLIAQAFTEMADKKLIIIGDGPDFKKIARIVNGYSNIKMLGYQSFEILREHMQRAKAFIFAAEEDFGITPVEAQACGTPVIAFGKGGSTETVIELGKKNPTGIFFDSHDTESIIQAVRVFEKNITKFNPINCRVNAERFSVERFKEEFYNIITKEYKEHQLNINPSFEKDEVYAR, encoded by the coding sequence ATGAAAGTGGCAATCATCCATGATTGGCTTGTAACATATGCGGGGGCAGAAAAAGTTTTAGAACAATTCGTGGAACTTTTTCCGAACTCCGATATATTTAGTACGATTGATTTTCTTGGTGAGAATAGAACTTTTATTAAAAATAAAATTGTAACTACCACTTTCATTCAAAAGCTACCATTCTCGAAAAAATATTACCGAAGTTATATAGGGCTTATGCCTATTGCTATCGAGCAATTAGATCTATCTGGATATGATTTAATCATCTCTAGTTCTTACGCAGTTTCTAAAGGAGTAATTACAGGGCCTGATCAACTGCATATCTCATATGTCCATTCGCCTATAAGATACGCATGGGATTTACAACATCAATACTTGAAAGAGTCTGGAAATAATAAAGGATTCAAGTCAATTGTTATTAAATATTTGTTGCACAAAATTAGATTATGGGACAATCGCACCTCTAATGGTGTCGATTTTTTTATTTCTAACTCTCGATTTATTTCAAGAAGAATAAAGAAAGTATATAACCGTGAATCACAAGTTGTATATCCACCAGTTAATGTTGAGGATTTTGAGTTGTGTTTGGAGAAAAGCGATTTTTATCTGACAGCTTCCAGAATGGTTCCTTATAAAAGAATGGATTTGATTGCACAGGCTTTTACTGAGATGGCTGATAAAAAGTTAATCATTATTGGTGATGGACCAGATTTTAAAAAAATTGCTCGAATTGTTAATGGATATTCCAATATAAAAATGTTGGGTTATCAAAGCTTTGAAATATTACGAGAGCACATGCAAAGAGCTAAAGCTTTTATTTTTGCAGCAGAAGAAGATTTTGGGATTACTCCAGTTGAAGCACAAGCTTGTGGAACTCCTGTTATTGCATTTGGGAAAGGCGGTTCTACAGAAACAGTTATTGAATTAGGGAAAAAGAATCCTACTGGAATATTTTTTGATTCTCACGATACAGAATCAATAATCCAAGCAGTGAGGGTTTTTGAAAAGAATATAACAAAATTTAATCCAATTAATTGCAGAGTTAATGCAGAGAGATTCTCTGTCGAGAGATTTAAAGAAGAATTCTACAATATTATTACGAAGGAATATAAAGAACATCAATTAAATATTAACCCTTCTTTCGAAAAGGATGAAGTGTATGCAAGATAA